In Cryptococcus gattii WM276 chromosome A, complete sequence, one genomic interval encodes:
- a CDS encoding ER to Golgi transport-related protein, putative (Similar to TIGR gene model, INSD accession AAW41147.1): MDLVNHLNSVQNYARSLKDTQIRHPGEFFDYQRVSRPRDMQEYLKRASYNIRYFSANYAIVVALLGIYSLITNPLLLISLAFLIGGFLAINRFFPEPMEFNGKTITPQNLYVALFVIGIPLLWYAAPISTFFWLVGSSGCVIGAHAGLMEPPVESEYAGLETV; encoded by the exons ATGGACCTCGTAAATCACCTCAACAGCGTCCAGAACTATGCAAGGTCCCTTAAGGACACACAAATCAGACACCCGGGAGAGTTCTTCGACTACCAGAGGGTGTCGAGACCCAGGGATATGCAAGAGTACTTGAAGAGGGCCAGCTACAACAT TCGCTACTTCTCGGCCAACTATGCCATCGTTGTTGCTCTCCTTGGTATCTACAGCTTGATAACCaaccctcttcttctgatCTCTCTCGCCTTTCTTATTGGAGGATTCCTCGCCATCAACCGATTCT TCCCTGAACCGATGGAGTTCAATGGTAAAACCATCACCCCTCAAAATCTCTATGTCGCCCTTTTCGTCATTG GCATTCCTCTTCTATGGTACGCAGCTCCGATCTCGACCTTTTTTTGGCTTGTGGGAAGCTCTGGTTGTGTCATTGGAGCACATGCGGGACTAATGGAACCTCCTGTCGAATC TGAATATGCCGGCCTTGAGACTGTGTAG
- a CDS encoding Hypothetical Protein (Similar to TIGR gene model, INSD accession AAW41148.1) yields MAATNKPPYLHSASALIKTLRAPVDTPEQVGLNKVQVALKAWSATDLNIPRKAEILRDWVLDAWNRAKPNDENNALIQPDYHRLLLQLGRFEEPGAPPPLQILSSFFATLSKFDDPKSKLVLSTAPASFNVLFNPQDLTYKTENWVDVWTNMLKLLSKDSLQEYEVQLASLVDLVVAGIQRSQASSTNPKKNAQTATGVFADYCEAYLVHPSLRLRLNDGLVALLFHPTTLQTSEPLASLFTTIESSLDQASRAEGCLLALPRLFNSLVSVYHQNSFALFTQASSSKIPHDVFVASKERDAVRSTLEKTVSFLDSIESKHSRIASEGSSSWVVKTWIWQSRVAVWQALVEWGGYMEREEPWGRMVDATARRAEAVLSTYATDGSPEANVFLGKVLETLATLEQLDHDQANIGPDVVRWCLAAPSDKHIVATRILSSLLRFHQLTHTIPAFFTLLLTSLRGLFDSSLPEDITQSLYQLTIKGPLVTRNFREELVAALRTANPGRRRSAHWNLVFGELARGLQDLVVSEPEPEAKSKKRKAPHDPSSSSAALVGIHSRLLSHCLEAALETAYDGEPSNDALSNFLPFLQDWSNTPVEVPKLHKKGSSNVGVVWPVTVVTAGRLRVIRCAEKLLRRQLGKGEDLSEVLGWNACPDELKLELVRFMYHRGALRLQTHKALPDSFSSELDAVLSLLESALKVQDVPSSALWQVVVEQGLVITDLGGSASQMSRLASICVKALALYPFTRNLFAAAELWELRRLRGALQETVLRIVASDPASLIPFLLACPPGHLGRKARNSAIEALYAQKNLVQSLEWLSRMAVESENLGALTQNVDVLVKLAKIAGKQIGSHSPALILWKKAISHLCSSPSQYEDLLIKILEHYLKLIKKVKKGKSESAETDIQAVAVFCREAMAHNFESFPDAVRKEMVDLSDKAVSYVQPLLDEQSVDLARLGVIIEVYNTVMRFSNWVGAPAKRSGLGMKLAATVLMECQRCKNELDAERASKAVLEVVGEEPNSIEEKLAVVIVFYSTFPKSELDETVQNVFCGKIEDAIKTCIKLVSAKSSRQNAILSVLKVVATSCSKPDLVRQALQEGLLASSGDDDSVRFARAIVEDKVTMLQTDDILLILSTLYHALFLPLSSSTFNCVLEIITIINRRRPELIFASLPQLVQLICYIFPRFQVPRTIMLLGRPSPSTSLTEEDAKSFSRLLVSLAQCKPAKSKTHEASPLAKHVPAILVAYIRACADPSLGFTTAVRKDFEPGLHALCDLTTAGGRANARGREGEGLGTPFGLGEGPGGDGEKELWAELWLGWSKGRYMGQG; encoded by the exons ATGGCCGCCACAAACAAGCCCCCCTACCTCCACTCCGCCTCAGCCCTTATAAAAACCCTCAGGGCCCCCGTAGACACCCCCGAACAAGTTGGCCTCAATAAGGTCCAAGTCGCCCTCAAGGCATGGTCAGCTACAGACTTGAATATCCCTCGAAAGGCGGAGATCTTGCGAGATTGGGTGCTTGATGCATGGAACAGGGCAAAGCCCAA TGACGAAAACAACGCTCTTATACAGCCCGACTATCACCGTTTACTGCTTCAGTTAGGTCGTTTTGAAGAACCTGGAGCACCTCCACCCCTTCAGATactctcttccttctttgccaCGCTGTCAAAATTCGATGATCCCAAATCGAAACTGGTTCTGTCAACTGCACCCGCATCTTTTAATGTTCTTTTCAATCCTCAAGACTTGACTTATAAGACCGAGAATTGGGTAGACGTCTGGACGAATATGCTTAAATTGCTGTCGAAGGACTCTCTTCAAGAATATGAAGTGCAGTTAGCCAGTTTAGTGGATCTGGTGGTGGCAGGTATTCAGCGTAGCCAGGCATCAAGCACTAATCCCAAAAAG AATGCCCAAACTGCGACAGGCGTGTTTGCAGACTACTGCGAGGCATATCTCGTTCATCCATCCCTTCGTTTAAGGCTTAACGATGGCCTTGTTGCTCTGCTTTTTCACCCTACCACGCTTCAGACCTCGGAACCATTAGCTTCATTGTTCACAACAATAGAATCTAGCTTGGACCAAGCCTCGAGAGCCGAGGGCTGTCTTTTGGCGCTTCCTAGGCTTTTTAACAGCCTTGTGTCCGTTTACCACCAAAATAGCTTCGCATTATTCACCCAAGCGTCAAGCAGCAAAATCCCCCACGATGTCTTCGTAGCCTCCAAAGAGCGTGATGCTGTTCGCAGTACCCTTGAAAAGACGGTGTCATTCTTAGATAGCATTGAATCCAAGCACTCACGTATCGCCAGTGAGGGGTCATCCTCATGGGTTGTCAAAACTTGGATTTGGCAAAGCCGGGTGGCCGTCTGGCAGGCATTGGTTGAATGGGGAGGGTACATGGAACGCGAAGAACCTTGGGGAAGAATGGTGGATGCGACTGCTAGGAGAGCCGAAGCCGTTCTGTCAACTTATGCCACCGATGGGTCTCCGGAGGCAAATGTCTTTCTGGGTAAAGTCCTCGAGACATTGGCGACACTTGAGCAACTTGACCATGACCAGGCAAACATTGGTCCAGATGTTGTGAGATGGTGTCTTGCT GCACCATCCGATAAGCATATCGTTGCAACAAGAATCCTGTCTTCTCTGCTTCGTTTCCATCAGTTAACTCATACAATCCCAGCCTTTTTCACTCTTCTATTAACCTCATTGCGAGGTCTTTTCGACTCCTCTCTCCCTGAAGACATAACCCAATCTCTCTATCAACTCACTATCAAGGGTCCCCTTGTTACTAGAAACTTTCGAGAAGAGTTAGTAGCTGCCTTGCGCACCGCCAATCCTGGTAGACGACGCAGTGCGCATTGGAATTTGGTATTCGGAGAGCTCGCTCGCGGCCTTCAAGACCTTGTGGTCTCGGAGCCAGAGCCAGAAGCAAAGtcaaagaagagaaaggcTCCCCACGACCCGTCTTCAAGCTCCGCTGCCCTGGTCGGAATTCATAGTCGTTTGCTTTCTCACTGTCTGGAAGCTGCACTTGAGACCGCCTATGATGGAGAGCCGTCAAATGACGCATTGAGCAATTTTTTACCGTTCCTGCAAGATTGGTCCAATACACCTGTAGAAGTGCCAAAGCTTCACAAGAAGGGCAGTAGCAATGTGGGTGTCGTCTGGCCAGTGACAGTAGTCACAGCAGGCAGATTACGGGTAATTAGATGCGCGGAAAAGTTGTTGAGGAGACAGTTGGGGAAAGGCGAAGATCTCTCTGAGGTTTTGGGATGGAATGCGTGCCCAGATGAGTTGAAGTTGGAGTTG GTACGATTCATGTACCACCGTGGGGCGTTGCGTCTCCAAACTCACAAGGCGCTGCCTGATTCTTTCTCATCTGAGCTTGATGCAGTGCTCTCTCTTTTGGAGTCTGCTTTGAAAGTGCAAGATGTTCCTTCTAGTGCGCTCTGGCAAGTTGTTGTAGAACAAGGTTTAGTGATAACTGA TTTGGGCGGTTCAGCCTCTCAAATGTCGCGTCTGGCAAGTATATGCGTCAAAGCCTTGGCTTTATACCCCTTTACTCGCAATCTATTTGCTGCAGCAGAACTCTGGGAGCTCCGTCGACTTCGTG GCGCTCTCCAAGAAACCGTACTCCGGATAGTTGCGTCCGATCCGGCGTCTTTGATCCCATTCCTCTTGGCTTGCCCTCCAGGTCATTTGGGTCGGAAAGCTCGTAACTCGGCAATTGAGGCACTCTACGCTCAGAAGAACTTGGTGCAATCTCTCGAATGGCTAAGTCGAATGGCTGTAGAAAGTGAAAATCTTGGAGCCTTG ACACAGAATGTAGATGTGCTTGTGAAACTTGCAAAGATTGCGGGGAAGCAGATTGGAAGCCATTCGCCTGCTTTAATCCTTTGGAAGAAGGCTATCAG CCACCTCTGTAGCTCGCCGTCGCAGTACGAAGACCTTCTAATAAAAATCCTAGAGCATTACCTCAAACTTATCAAGAAGGTAAAGAAAGGAAAGTCTGAAAGTGCAGAGACCGATATCCAGGCTGTTGCAGTTTTTTGTCGAGAAGCTATGGCTCATAACTTTGAAAG CTTTCCAGACGCTGTACGAAAAGAAATGGTTGACCTCTCAGACAAAGCCGTCTCCTATGTGCAACCTCTGCTAGATGAGCAAAGCGTTGATCTCGCCCGCCTTGGTGTCATTATTGAGGTGTATAATACTGTTATGCGCTTCAGCAACTGGGTTGGAGCACCAGCAAAGCGTTCCGGTCTTGGCATGAAGCTTGCCGCCACAGTATTGATGGAGTGTCAAAGATGCAAAAACGAACTAGATGCCGAAAGGGCGTCAAAGGCTGTTCTGGAGGTAGTGGGCGAGGAGCCGAACAGTATTGAAGAAAAGCTAGCTGTGGTCATTGTGTTCTACTCAACCTTCCCTAAAT CTGAACTTGATGAGACGGTCCAAAATGTTTTCTGCGGCAAAATCGAGGATGCTATCAAAACATGTATAAAGTTAGTTTCAGCCAAGTCATCGAGACAGAATGCTATACTCTCTGTTCTGAAAGTCGTGGCGACGTCTTGCTCCA AACCCGACCTTGTGAGGCAGGCCTTGCAGGAGGGTCTCCTTGCCAGTTCTGGGGACGATGACTCTGTCCGTTTTGCAAGAGCCATCGTTGAAGACAAG GTCACCATGCTCCAAACAGACGACATCCTTCTCATTTTGTCAACCCTCTATCACGCTCTTTTTCTACCTCTCTCTTCATCAACCTTTAATTGTGTACTTGAAATCATAACCATCATTAACCGCCGTCGACCAGAACTTATCTttgcttctcttcctcaactTGTGCAGCTCATCTGTTATATTTTTCCCAGATTTCAAGTCCCTCGTACGATCATGCTTCTTGGTCGACCTTCACCGTCTACCAGCCTCACGGAGGAGGATGCCAAATCATTTTCTAGGTTACTCGTGTCGCTTGCTCAATGCAAGCCTGCGAAATCGAAGACTCACGAAGCGAGCCCCTTGGCAAAGCATGTTCCAGCCATTCTCGTCGCTTACATCCGTGCGTGTGCCGATCCTTCTCTTGGATTCACAACGGCAGTGAGAAAAGATTTCGAACCAGGACTGCATGCTCTCTGTGACCTAACGACTGCCGGTGGACGAGCCAATGCtcgaggaagagaaggtgaAGGTCTTGGGACACCCTTTGGTCTAGGAGAAGGCCCCGGCGGCgatggagagaaggaaCTTTGGGCAGAGTTATGGCTTGGATGGAGCAAAGGGAGGTACATGGGTCAAGGTTAA
- a CDS encoding Hypothetical protein (Similar to TIGR gene model, INSD accession AAW41389.1; CNA06140), with product MTPLSSPAHPLSHSHKAHTSDPNVNPFSPLSPDLAPNQLASAQKLIMDPVTDVASSGKPLITYTRKELLLIGSRCRDRGPPEAMGALESWFGTIARPNQSDSNFEDPAIASISHSTGRRNNNNGGNGFGEGFGYGGGIGGGSRLHNNARGTRNIGLRRLPDGLDLPPHLTPPNVGEKGYSGQMGKFNVRSNNNMRLGGDEQKRERRNNNQGNNSNNNTEDWRKEKQTRENGYQQRDRDNRDHDRPYQQRDRDSHQRDRRNNWHQASQHDENEQPEWMNDTMMPADPAIANDSDPFVKFTPGEDMIAAHKRAMKAKHANDWRGNIPSLPAFFASDPAIVSSAPVAASLEHKPKEINANNYLVETRERQEEPEQSQSAPQSAFSSRFHKFFGNGADQDSDAIGSSQSAPVPAQQPLPPIQNQVVPENPLEQRKAALMGLLSTKSPTPKLEHDSPSQHFHQPNSPHVEIPSSMSASNMYTSNTGFRPPHPNVLLQQLYNVGPSPNINPSPVNHPHQEHAPTDPLQLLAQAQAQRGQYVPQSQMAPQHMSLPPHFARPPPGMYDSPPPDVPTGFPPFMRPPPGPGYGPPPGAGPGYLPIPGYYQGPSRPSGMGVQGYPGPQPQQQMAPQPAQRYPPGQLNTSQQDMLSTLFAGLGPRHG from the exons ATGACCCCTC TATCCTCACCGGCACACCCATTATCCCATTCCCACAAGGCTCACACTTCAGATCCCAACGTTAACCCCTTCTCACCTCTTTCACCCGATCTCGCTCCAAATCAGCTGGCTTCTGCTCAAAAGCTAATCATGGATCCAGTCACTGATGTCGCTTCATCGGGTAAACCGCTTATCACATATACCAGGAAAGAGCTGCTCCTGATAGGAAGTCGCTGTCGTGACCGAGGTCCTCCGGAGGCCATGGGCGCTCTCGAATCTTGGTTTGG AACAATTGCGCGGCCCAACCAAAGCGATTCTAATTTCGAAGACCCTGCCATAGCTTCGATCAGCCATTCAACAGGGCGACGTAATAACAACAATGGTGGAAATGGGTTCGGCGAAGGCTTTGGGTACGGCGGTGGAATTGGTGGTGGTAGCCGGCTGCACAACAATGCACGTGGGACGCGCAACATTGG TCTGCGACGATTACCGGACGGACTTGACTTGCCACCACATCTTACACCGCCCAATGTTGGTGAAAAAGGGTACAGCGGACAGATGGGGAAATTCAACGTAAGGAGTAATAATAACATGCGTCTGGGCGGTGATGAG cagaaaagagaaaggcGCAATAATAATCAAGGCAATAACAGTAACAACAACACCGAAGATtggagaaaagaaaaacaaACCAGAGAAAATGGTTATCAGCAACGGGACCGCGATAACCGTGACCATGACCGTCCATATCAACAGCGCGACCGAGACAGTCACCAACGTGATCGCCGCAACAATTGGCACCAAGCATCTCAGCATGATGAGAATGAGCAGCCTGAGTGGATGAACGATACTATGATGCCCGCGGATCCTGCCATTGCCAACGACAGTGATCCCTTTGTGAAATTTACCCCTGGTGAAGATATGATTGCTGCTCACAAGCGGGCAATGAAGGCTAAGCATGCGAATGACTGGAGGGGCAATATACCATCTCTGCCTGCTTTCTTTGCTTCGGACCCTGCCATCGTGTCCTCTGCCCCCGTGGCTGCCTCGCTAGAGCACAAGCCTAAGGAAATTAACGCCAACAATTATTTGGTTGAAACAAGGGAACGTCAAGAGGAACCTGAGCAGTCGCAGTCAGCACCTCAATCGGCCTTTTCTAGTCGATTCCACAAGTTCTTCGGGAATGGTGCAGATCAAGATTCAGATGCTATAGGCAGCAGCCAGAGCGCTCCCGTTCCGGCTCAGCAACCGTTACCTCCTATTCAAAATCAAGTTGTGCCGGAAAATCCCCTTGAGCAACGGAAAGCGGCGTTGATGGGACTGTTATCAACTAAG TCACCGACACCAAAACTCGAACACGattctccttctcaacaTTTCCATCAACCTAATTCACCTCACGTTGAGattccttcttccatgTCGGCCAGTAACATGTATACGTCAAATACGGGCTTCCGCCCTCCTCATCCCAACGTTCTTCTCCAACAGCTTTACAATGTTGGCCCGTCTCCAAACATCAACCCATCTCCTGTCAACCATCCGCACCAAGAGCATGCTCCAACTGACCCCTTGCAACTCTTGGCTCAGGCTCAAGCTCAGCGTGGACAATATGTTCCTCAATCACAAATGGCTCCCCAACACATGTCTCTTCCCCCACACTTTGCTCGCCCCCCTCCAGGCATGTATGATTCTCCGCCTCCCGATGTACCGACAGGTTTCCCACCGTTCATGCGACCTCCTCCTGGGCCAGGATATGGTCCCCCACCTGGTGCAGGGCCAGGCTATCTGCCAATTCCCGGCTATTACCAAGGACCGTCTAGGCCTTCGGGAATGGGTGTGCAGGGGTATCCCGGCCCTCAGCCTCAGCAGCAAATGGCGCCGCAGCCTGCTCAGAGGTATCCGCCTGGGCAACTTAACACTTCTCAACAGGATATGCTCTCTACGCTATTCGCTGGTTTGGGGCCAAGACATGGTTGA
- a CDS encoding Cytoplasm protein, putative (Similar to TIGR gene model, INSD accession AAW41390.1), with protein sequence MDLYTTSFTYPILQSNSHQSSGSPKISLSSPIPTTGPGPGSIITSVNASGTSSTANNVLNNDIDPSTENAPKLPVTAVISATSTTAKPISAVVASPPQVEKDWEIVQKLALDITTREGCLVTVTRECVDGGSRSGPSEPSTTNGGAPVPVTTVWNFHLSGGYQPVMAARGAILRETPQDNRVTLKVPCSEILDSPAASVSSLKADVGRRLEKIALESKAQVSVISIEVSAGGGPTVLATTNGEGVRSTEVKSEAESKLTDAATDVADAKPNGEEESCVSSITTPYVTRSLGLETERLCELVITGSMESVEVAKICLLVMLDEMSGLHAESCDIDYKLHNIIAGRKRNVIQQIQEETATNIYFPTPLVGVLNPPQPGSQQGIGYRHVQMNMASVGMQPTGPMTMQMTGAMSHGHSASCPSLDMNPAGGGPMGIPRMNGNYHQQHNAHGRHATPVYNPHQHVQYPYQPQPVNIDPSTTRGMPYNGPRMHYPMHQGHIPMSLNHAGFQSIPGSRIGSPMPPHAPSPHPGMNQMNIHPHHSQPSFPHPQNLHPMQNPLVSNVQMGAFNIPNNINMGMGIDPAMGQFPGPHPGLSVHGGEQGMLGKSNQIWITGEFFGVQRARDMLLNIAMQKCKLVISRDTAILPRKLDWLLTQKIEDVKTIMNDNGTYIQVPSVGSQASLITVFGDHRVNIERTIRGIMALACQFYVASVWLLPVTFDVFMPQPTLNPAQMQPILKRIAHSSGAEVVFKSNCFEMHGLEQQVKAAVMMVLEQDIVHNFHREIRFQIELANEHRDFISGKKNGKINKIMKTANVKIKFETFNDYNFLIDISGTDGDALKGLSMLQEELPAEVSFHVPESYHKRIIGVSGKNIQKIMKLHGVYVKFSNAEEFAALGGYTDNEDNVVARTPAKNAVNLESLKQAVMELDKDYTVESVTIPRRYHRTLLGEKGIFIHDIETKTNSVFRFPYKETASDVVTIFGPESQVHIAAAMLLDHVPFEADLPVPPNPELSRLMTSADFILFTERIKRDHQIAIVPSPKLGLGNEAIFKFRCQRSNVDFLGTAIDALEDWLSQNKIQVYPKNANKRPESFTDAFSHFNSKLLSTKNSAELDGDSDRRIKQTAASVVATEDVRALFNGRGNSFQLGDESNLGLVSSLNYQDPRKGADRWPGSIPQQPPVTGRTESDHQKRDSDPIINDRIRQASTGHSSSLSTHLHPHSRPRISSNRHQSLDISQLNFSRALTGGPSAFGSMPLSPTAANSSPNTATAPYFPHVGPHPIRANVTGRGGYGSASSADVESVTQTMSNVQLSHQ encoded by the exons ATGGACCTTTATACTACATCATTCACTTATCCTATCCTCCAATCGAACTCCCACCAATCCAGTGGGTCACCCAAAATTTCCCTGTCCAGTCCAATACCAACAACTGGTCCGGGACCTGGATCCATCATCACCAGTGTCAACGCTTCTGGGACTTCTAGTACAGCAAACAACGTCCTTAATAATGATATTGATCCTTCAACGGAAAATGCCCCTAAATTGCCCGTTACTGCTGTCATCTCGGCTACTTCGACCACTGCAAAACCCATTTCCGCGGTCGTTGCGAGCCCGCCACAAGTAGAGAAAGACTGGGAGATTGTGCAAAAGCTTGCTCTTGATATCACCACTCGTGAAGGATGTTTGGTGACCGTTACTCGAGAATGCGTTGATGGAGGATCAAGATCTGGTCCATCTGAACCATCAACAACGAACGGAGGTGCCCCTGTTCCTGTAACCACGGTTTGGAACTTCCATCTCTCGGGAGGCTATCAGCCCGTTATGGCTGCCCGTGGTGCTATCCTTCGTGAAACTCCGCAAGATAACCGAGTAACATTGAAAGTCCCTTGCTCGGAAATCCTTGATTCGCCGGCGGCAAGCGTTAGTTCGCTCAAAGCAGATGTGGGCAGAAGGCTGGAGAAAATTGCTTTGGAAAGCAAGGCGCAGGTGTCGGTCATTAGTATTGAAGTTTCGGCTGGCGGGGGGCCTACAGTACTAGCGACTACCAATGGTGAAGGAGTTAGAAGTACCGAGGTGAAAAGCGAGGCCGAATCGAAGTTGACAGATGCCGCAACGGACGTAGCGGACGCAAAACCTAATGGTGAAGAGGAATCCTGCGTATCATCCATAACTACTCCATACGTTACTCGATCGCTAGGTCTGGAGACTGAACGCTTGTGCGAGCTCGTAATCACTGGTTCAATGGAGAGCGTTGAGGTCGCGAAAATCTGCTTGTTGGTGATGTTGGATGAGATG AGTGGTCTTCATGCCGAATCATGTGACATTGACTACAAACTCCATAACATCATCGCCGGTCGCAAGCGTAATGTGATCCAGCAAATCCAAGAAGAAACAGCTACCAATATCTATTTTCCCACACCTCTTGTTGGAGTTCTTAACCCCCCTCAGCCTGGTTCCCAGCAAGGTATAGGGTATCGACATGTCCAAATGAATATGGCGAGTGTCGGGATGCAGCCGACTGGCCCTATGACCATGCAAATGACGGGAGCTATGTCCCATGGTCATAGTGCGTCTTGTCCCAGTTTGGATATGAACCCGGCCGGTGGCGGGCCCATGGGCATACCCAGAATGAATGGCAATTATCATCAGCAACACAATGCACATGGTCGTCACGCAACCCCTGTCTATAACCCCCATCAACATGTTCAGTATCCGTATCAGCCACAACCCGTCAATATTGACCCCTCAACCACCCGTGGAATGCCGTACAATGGCCCGCGGATGCACTACCCAATGCACCAAGGTCATATCCCGATGTCTCTTAATCATGCAGGATTCCAAAGTATTCCTGGAAGCAGAATCGGATCCCCAATGCCGCCTCACgccccttctcctcatccaGGAATGAACCAAATGAATATCCACCCGCATCACTCCCAGCCTTCTTTCCCCCATCCCCAGAACCTTCATCCAATGCAGAACCCTCTCGTCTCTAATGTCCAAATGGGGGCGTTTAACATTCCAAATAACATCAATATGGGAATGGGCATCGATCCTGCGATGGGTCAGTTTCCCGGGCCTCACCCTGGATTGAGTGTCCATGGAGGAGAGCAAGGCATGCTGGGCAAATCGAATCAGATTTGGATCACGGGGGAGTTTTTCGGGGTCCAAAGAGCGCGCGATATGTTGTTGAACATTGCGATGCAGAAG TGCAAACTGGTAATATCGAGGGATACAGCCATTTTACCGAGAAAGCTTGATTGGCTTCTAACGCAGAAGATTGAAGATGTCAAGACCATCATGAACGATAATGGAACTTACATCCAGGTCCCCTCTGTAGGCAGTCAGGCCAGTCTTATAACCGTCTTTGGGGATCATCGAGTCAATATTGAAAGGACAATTAGAGGCATCATGGCTTTG GCCTGTCAGTTCTATGTTGCCTCCGTCTGGCTGTTGCCCGTCACCTTTGATGTCTTTATGCCCCAACCAACCCTCAATCCGGCGCAGATGCAGCCAATTCTCAAACGCATAGCTCACTCTTCAGGTGCGGAAGTGGTGTTCAAGTCAAACTGTTTTGAGATGCATGGCTTAGAGCAGCAAGTCAAGGCTGCCGTCATGATGGTATTGGAACAGGACATCGTTCAT AATTTCCATCGAGAGATTCGGTTCCAGATCGAGCTTGCTAATGAACATCGCGACTTTATAAGTGGCAAGAAGAACGGCAAAATCAATAAGATCATGAAGACAGCAAACGTCAAAATAAAATTTGAGACGTTCAATGATTACAATTTCCTGATAGATATTTCTGGTACGGACGGCGACGCACTCAAGGGGCTATCTATGTTGCAGGAAGAACTTCCCGCCGAAGTTTCTTTCCATGTTCCAGAAAGCTATCACAAACGCATCATTGGCGTTAGCGGAAAGAACATCCAAAAGATCATGAAGTTGCATGGAGTGTATGTCAAGTTTTCCAATGCAGAAGAGTTCGCGGCACTTGGGGGCTATACAGATAACGAGGATAACGTTGTTGCGAGAACGCCGGCAAAGAATGCCGTGAATTTGGAAAGCCTGAAACAAGCGGTCATGGAGTTG GATAAGGATTACACAGTAGAGAGTGTGACGATCCCTCGAAGATACCACAGGACTCTTCTAGGGGAAAAGGGCATCTTTATCCACGACATCGAGACCAAAACAAACTCTGTATTTAGATTCCCTTACAAAGAGACTGCAAGTGACGTCGTCACCATTTTCGGACCCGAATCGCAAGTGCATATTGCTGCTGCGATGCTCCTG GATCATGTACCTTTCGAAGCAGACCTCCCGGTGCCGCCTAATCCCGAACTCTCACGCCTTATGACATCTGCGGACTTTATCCTCTTCACAGAGCGCATCAAGAGAGATCATCAGATTGCCATTGTTCCATCGCCTAAATTGGGGCTGGGGAATGAAGCCATTTTCAAGTTCAGGTGTCAGAGAAGTAATGTGGATTTTTTGGGAACAGCGATAGATGCGTTGGAGGATTGGCTAAGTCAGAATAAG ATTCAAGTCTATCCTAAAAACGCCAATAAACGCCCAGAATCCTTCACTGATGCCTTCTCCCACTTCAACAGCAAGCTTCTCTCTACTAAAAATAGCGCTGAGCTTGACGGAGACTCTGATCGACGGATCAAACAGACAGCAGCGTCAGTTGTCGCTACGGAAGACGTTAGGGCATTGTTCAATGGTCGGGGGAACAGTTTTCAATTGGGCGACGAATCCAATTTGGGACTTGTGAGTTCTTTGAACTATCAGGATCCAAGGAAAGGCGCAGACCGCTGGCCTGGATCGATA CCTCAACAGCCACCAGTCACTGGTCGTACTGAAAGCGATCATCAGAAACGTGACTCTGATCCAATCATCAACGACCGCATCCGGCAAGCGTCAACTGGGCATAGCTCATCTCTATCAACTCATCTACACCCCCACAGCCGGCCACGTATATCATCGAACAGGCATCAGTCGCTCGATATCTCACAGCTGAATTTCTCTCGAGCTCTGACAGGCGGGCCTTCTGCCTTTGGGTCTATGCCACTGTCTCCCACAGCCGCAAATTCCAGTCCCAACACTGCTACGGCACCGTATTTCCCTCATGTGGGACCTCATCCTATCAGGGCTAATGTGACGGGCAGAGGAGGTTATGGTAGTGCATCAAGCGCGGACGTTGAGAGCGTGACTCAAA CAATGAGCAACGTGCAATTATCTCATCAATAA